The Treponema sp. J25 region CCCTGTCAAGGGTTTTTGAAAAGATTTTTTAAAATTTATATTCGAGCCACACGCTCACGGAGCGCCCATCTGCTGGATAATAGGCGTCCCAATACACCAGGGATGCATACTTCGTATCTAGAATATTACTGATTTTTCCATTAAAAGTCAAAGAAGATCCTTCTCGTTCAAGCACCCAGCTAAGGCGAGCACTATAAACGGTATAAGCTTCTATAGGATCCTTAGTATTCGCCAGGTCTCCTCCTTGGAATGCCGCACTTCGATATTCCACAGAAGGAACCACTGTGATCCCATAAGGCAAATACAAATAAACGGATCCATTCACTTTATGGGGACTAACAAGAGGAACCTGCTTGTCCTTATAGGAACCTTCCATAAAGCGGGCATCAACAAAAGCATAGCCTCCCTCAATTTGAAGGTTTTGTGAAAGCCGACTCGAAAGCGAAACCGTACCTCCCCATCGACGAGTTCGATCCATATTTTCATTGTGAAAAGTACTCATGTTATACGCTATTTCGTCTTGAATCTCCATGTAATAGAGATTTCCTTCCACAGAAAGCCACTTTCCTAGATCGAAGCCTACTCCTGTTTCAGCAGTAAAACCTTTTTCAGGACGCAAGTCCTTATTAAAACTCCCACCACCGGTGTAAATCTCCGCTTGTTCATCCGTAAAAGGATAGCGGAAAAGGGTACCATATGTGGTGTACACTTTAAGATTTTGTATCGGTCGATATACCAGGGATCCATTATACACAAAGGCACTATGAAGTATCTGATCATTTACCGAACCATCTTCACTTTTTGCGCCAATGATGGCGGTATCATACCGCAGACCTGTAGAAAGAAAGAGATTTTTAAGCAATTCTAGTCGAAGAGAAAGATATGGCCCCGCGCTCACCATCGAAACATCATAGGCGTTAGAGAGATTTGTTCTTTTCTTGTCAGTATATTGATCGATAGAAAGAAAAGCCCCATACACATCAGCTCCTCCCACAATACGAATCGGGATAAGACCTATTTGTAACTGAGCCGTAGCCTTCGGGCGTAGTTCTCCTGTTTGAACAAAACGACTAATATAGGTAGACCAGGAAGCCATATCCGCAAAAATCCAGCGGGAATGATAGGAGAGTGGCACTTCTACAGAAAGCTGCTCAGAGGGGGTCCATTCCAAATCGAGGGAACCGGTAAGATGCTGCTCCTTACCTTCATCAGCCCAATTAACAGCCTGGGTAGGATCTGCCTGGAATTGGGTTTTAGTAAGCCCCCCCGGCAATTGATATTGAAGATCCGAAAGGGCTCCCTGAAAAGAAATACGGAACTGTTCTCCAGGATACAATGTTCCCTGGAGAGTTATATTAGTAACCTGGCTTTGTTGTCGATCTCGATATCCTTCTTTTCCTGTGTGTTCAGCGGCAAGCGAAAAAGCTCCCTTTTCTGTGTTCTGTTGGTGAGATATTTGAACCCTATTTTCAAAGAAACTCCCAAAAGAGGTAACCAGCCGGGTATTTTGTTTAGTGATATCTTTTTTGGTAACAATGTTAATAACTCCGGCAACTGCATTATTCCCGTATTCTACAGAGGCTGCTCCCTCCAGGACCTCGATTCGTTCCACATCGGCAAGGGAGATACTATTCCAGTTGATGTTTTGCATATCTGGATTATTTAACCGCCGGCCATCTACAAGCACTAAAACCCGACCAAAGGAATTTTCTCCAAAACCCCGTAATGAAATTGATTCAGAACCGGGTCCCGAAAGGGCACCTGAAACAGTAAGGACAGGGATCGATTTAAGCACATCCACGATATTTGTGGCTCCAGAAGCGGCAATCTCATCTGTCCCTATTACATAGACATGACCAGGTATCGTGTCGATAGATTCAATAGATCTACGGGCGGTAACTAAAAGGGAGGGAGATGATTCCTGTCCAACCAGAAAGAAAGGAAAGACTCCCCCCAGAAACAAAAACCATGGCAAAAAGCTACGAACGATAGAGCCCCCCCCAAGGCCTTTCTTAAACCACGGAAAAAGAAAACGCATAGGGTCCTCCTCGGGACAAAAAATACCCGGACCCTCGCCACGCCATACAGACGCTTTTATGAGAAGAGCGAAAAACAAAAGGAAGCTTTTGTAATTTCCTTAAAAAAGAGCCAAGCCACATTCCTTTCTACCGCTCCCCTTCCTCGAGGGTCTCGGCATCCTGATAGGGACCGTCTCCCGGCTTTCGGATCCATTTACTCACTGCGTCTTCTCATGGACTGTCCCTAGCCAGGGGGTGTTTAGTTTTGGCAGGTACAACACCCCAGACCGACCCAGTTCCACAATGACACCCAGGGCAACATTAAAAAAATACAAAAATACGCAATAAGTTAATTCCCCGGTGCAGCTTTCATCCCCGATTACGGTGGCGGGACCGCTGTGGATTTTCACCACATTCCGCTATCCCTATCGGTGTGCAAACCTACTGTATAAAGAAAAAGAAGCATTGTCAATTAAGAATGAATACGATTTTAAGAAGGGGAAATCGGCTGTCCTATGAATTCGATAAAAAGACAGAGATTTTCCAGCGATATATTTCTAGTCTATCTGGGCGGGGTTCCTTTTATAGGGGACCCGACATCGGCAGTATCAAGATGAAAATTAGTAATAAGGGTGAAACCTGAATCCGTATAACTTACCCGAAAAAAGGTAGTGCTTTCCATTTCAAGATCAATTGCAGGCCAATAGGGACTCGACTGAGGGCTTTGGGTTGGCTGTTTTTCAGCAGATTCTGAGGTAGTGTAGTGTCACTGCGCTCTGTGGAATAATTCTGCATGAAGCGCTAGGACAGAGAAAACATTATTAATCTGAGTCAAGATAGTTTACGCCAATAGGGGGTCTTTTCTATATTTAAATCAAAGATCTTTAAACATTGATTTTCATTAAAGGAACAATCCCTCGGCTGGATTTCAATATCCTAAGCCCCCTTGTTCCAGTCCCCTTTTTATCCCTTCTACAGCTACTCGGTAAGTCGATATTCAATAGCAAACCCAACGGGAACTGGTTCCCTTATCGCAGAAGGAAGCGTAAAAGGCACTGACTGTTCCACAAGTCGGCGGGCTGCATGAATAAGAATTGGGTCTACCTCGGGAGCCTCAATCGTCAGGTCCCTGATGTTTCCTGTGGGAAGTACCGTAAAGCGTAACAGGATTCTGCCCTCAAGCCCTCGTTGGCGGGCCCTGAGAGGATATACCTTTCGAGCTTCGAGTTGGCGAAGAATGAACTGAGAGAGGGATGTGCCCGTGAATGAAGAAGGCCCTCCAGAAACATCGGACCCCCTTTCTTCGGTATACCCATTTCCTGCTGACAAATTGGATTGGGTTTCCCCTTCCACGAGGCTTTCTGCATTAAGAAAAGAAGAAGAAACCTCTCGCTGATCAGCGCTAACATCAGAAATAATGGAAGAATGTTCGGCTAAAGGAATTTCTTTTCCTTCTAGAGAAAGAGAAGGAGAAGTCTCCGGTACAGGTTTAAAGATAGTTGTTTGGTTAGCTACTGGCGGTGCTGGAGACCGATTAGAATCCAAGGTGTTTTTTGAGAAATGAGAATGAACCGATCCACGACAATCATTGGCCGCTCCCTCGAGCGTTAGTACCATATGCAACGATGAAGAACTCGCAAGAGGAGAAGGCAATAAAAATTTTTGGATTCCTATTAAAACAGAAAAGAAAAAAAAATGGAGGATAAGAACAACCCCAAATAGAATAAAAGAGAAAAATCGTTCATGGTTCATAACGATGACGAAGCACCACCCGAGAAAAACCGTTTTTCTGTAGAATATCAAGAAGGGTTATTACCTTTTGGTATGACACCTCTTTATCACAGCTAAGCGCAACAGTTATTTCTGGATGCTGCAAAGCCCATGAAACAAAGATCTTTTCGAAACCATCCAAGGGGGATTGGCGCCCATCAAAATATACAAAGCCTTCTTTATCAAGAATAAGCTCGATTTTCTTGGGGGTACTTGAAGAACCGGAAGAAGCAGTAGGTAACTGGATCGATATCACCGGAGTATCAAAACGACTTGCGAGCATAAAAAAAATAAGGAGCATAAATATCACATCAATAAGGGAGGTTATATTGATAGCAAGCTGATGTCGGCGACGTCTACGAAAGGATACCATTATTATTTACTCCCTTTTCTGATACTTCAGTAAGATGAGATCCAGAGGATGCTTGGGTAGTATACCCAAAGGAACCCGCAGAAAAGACCGATTCAGACAAAGCTTCCCCAAAGGACGAAAGGCTCTTTCCAAGACAATCGGGACGCAAAAACTCTAACATGTAGGAGATAACAAGGGCCATATGGCGAAGTCGTTTATCAACCTGAACTTCAAAAAACCGAGCGGCAATCGCGGCAAGAATAGCCGTTCCGAGACCGGTAGCGGTGGTAATCATGGCTTCCCAAATTCCTGAAGAAAGCTGGGCTACATCTACCATTCCTCCCTGCATTTCTATGACATGAAAGGCCCGCATAAGACCGGTAACGGTTCCCAAAAGCCCCAAAAGGGGCGCCACGGTCACCACAAAGGAGAACACATCAAGCCATCGTTCCATTTCATTCCGAAGCCGTACCACTTCCCGATCGATCCGTTCAAGCAAGATCGGCGCCGGGGCATCCTGGTGAGCCCAAACAGTAGCCGCCACTTCACCGGCAGGAGACCGGCGAAAAGACGCGGGCCATACCGAAGGAGGGAGCTTTTTTCCCAAAAAGCGCTGGAAAGGGTCATCTTTTTTCCCTTCTTTAGAGGGGTGATGTAAAAAATACACCGTTCGTTCACAAATCCCGTACAGGACAAGCAGGTATAGCCCAACAATTACCCAATTAACCGGTCCTCCTCGTTGGATGAATTCAATGATTGTAAGCAGGGAGGTCACCGGCCACTCCTTCGGGCAAGCTCTTCTTCCTTCTGCTGGATTTCTGCTTTACAGCGGGCAATGTCTTCTACAAGACGTGCGATTCCTTCATCATCCTTTCCCACTATATCACTGCCCTGTTCCCTAAAGGCTCGATACACTTCTTCGCCCAGTTGCTGGAAAAGGCCTTTCATTTTTCCCTGTAATTGGGCGATATCCAATTTGAGCACCCCCTTCTCTCCCAGGTCTTGAGCCTTTTCCCCCGCCTTTGCTAGGATAGCATGGGTAGTCTTAGAACTTTCCTGAAAAAAGGACTGCAATTTTTCTTTAAACCCCATAAGAGATACCTCCCCCTTCATCCTGAGCTATTATTTTCGCTGGATCGCCAGGATGGTAAGATCATCGTATTGCTCATCTTCCCGCACCTGAGTGTAGTACAGATATTCCTTTTGGTCCAGGTTTTCTTTAGTGTTTCCGCAGTAGGTCCGATACTGGACAAAATGGTCTTTCAAAAAGGCGTCCACCTTTTTATCCACCAGGACTTTATCTTCATCGGTCACCGTGGGTGGTCGATACATACGGAAGACCTTTTCCACCGAAACAAGGGCCATGACGAGTTCCTCCACCGAACCCTTACACCGGGAAAAGTCAAAATCGAATTTCCGCTCCTGGGCGGGGCTATGGTGTTTAAGCAGGGTAAAACGGGAAGCCTCCATCACCCCCTCGATGATACCCTTAATCCGGTCGGGACCTAATTCTTCATCTCCCTGGCCCACCACATGGTTTTCGTGGGGGCTATCCTTTTCTCCATCGGTACAGAGGATTTCTTCGTAAGCCTCGTTGCGGAATTTTCGTTTTGCCTCTTCGATCCCGTCCGTATAGAGAAGGAGGATATCCCCCGGATTAAAGGTCACGGTTTGTACCTGGTAGCCCCCCTTCATGTTTATAAGTTCGCTCGGCAGCACCCCCGCGGCGGGAGTTTCTGGGAGACTACGGGTTTTAAACTGTCGTTCCCGGGCATCGTACCAGTGGATCTGGTTATCTCCGGCATTACAGAACCGGGCGATCCCCGTCTGGCTATCAAAGAGACAGAGGGTAAAGGCCGCAAAACGGCCCCGGAATCGAAGATTTTCAATAAAGTCATTAATTTCATACACCAGCCGTTCGATCCGCATGCCCTCCGCGGTGGGTTTCCAATTCTTAAAATAGCTGATGAACAGGGTGGCTACCTGGATCATGATAAGGGCCGCAGGGACCCCCTTCCCTGCCACATCACATTTCATAATCGCAAAGTAGCGCCCGTCCAGATCAACAATATCAAAATAGTCCCCCGAGACCCCCTTAGCACCCTCATAGTACCCAAAATATTCGGCATAGCGGGTTTCCTTGTGACCCGTGGTAAGTTTATTGCCCATGGCATCCGTTTCCAGGGGAATGAACTTTTTCTGGATCTCCTTACCGATGGTAAGGTCCTTTGCCGCAAGGGCCGCCTTCACCAGCCCATGGGTCATGTCATTAATGGTGTCCCCCAGAATGGCGATTTCGTCCCGGGTCTTTACCTGGATGTCCTTGCCTTCCAGCAGGGCCTTGTCTTCCGTATCCCGAATCATCTCCACATGACGGACTAGTTTCTGAATTGGTCGAATGATAAGGGATGAAAGGATAAGGGCCCCCATGATGCCAATACCAATCGCCAGGAGGGCAATAAGGGCGGTCACCCGTACCAAGCTCTGACGACCCCGTTCCACCTCTTTGATGATAGAGTCGATAGAAACTTCAAGACGAACCAAGCCGCGGAAATAGATATCTTCTGTACCCTGCCGATACATGACCGGTTTAAAGAAGATGTATCGGTGGCTTTCATCGGGGTTAAGCGCCGGCGGGAGGCGATCCTGGGGGAAGGCTGGCTCAGAGCCGATTTCCGCCGAAAGGGCATTCAACCGTTCGTTCAGGCGAGCTTCCAGATCCCGGATGGTTCGCTGCAGGTCATCCCGGCGTCGTACACTTTCTGCGTCCGTTTTCAAAGCGAGGGAAAGGGCTTCTCTGGTAAGGGCCCCAATGGTGGCAGAAAGTTCTCCTACCTGAACGCGGGCGGCTTCATCCAGTTTTTTCGCTATATCGGGCACCCGGGCGCTTAAGGGGTCCGATACCACAGAACGGCCCACATCAAGTTCGGGCGTATCGATCTTTGTAAGGATATCCGGATCATTGGTAGCCCACACATGATCCACCAGGGAGGTATTCCCGTCCCTGCCATAGCCGGTGATGGTGGCATAGCGAGCCTCCGGTACGGCCGAAACCTGGGCTGGCAAGAAGCCGAGCTCAAGTACATTCTGGGAAGGAAGATACGCCCGGGCTCCGGAGGCCAGACTTTCGAGCAAAACCCGGGATCGATCCCGTAGGCCCGCCAAGAGGGTCGCTTCCTGGGTTCTGGTCATCATGTAGGAAAGAGGGAGAGCGATAAGTAACACCACCGTGATCACCAGAAGGGCCGTGAAGGCGGCCAATTTGATCCTGAGGCTGATTCCCCGCCGCCGGATCTGGCGGAGCCGTTGCATTTTTTCTTGTGATGGCATAGGCACTCCTGTCATAAGGGCCATAACGATCTTTCGAAGATGGAAGGTTTCTAAAAGGGATCCTCCCACACCCCGCAGGGCCACAAAACCCATAAGAAGAGAAGAGAGCATCGAAAGTATCAGGACGAGGAAGGGAACATCGACGATATACCGGGTCCCCGAATCAACAAGACGCCAGGGGGCTTTCCAGGGATTCCGGTAGTCCCCGAACTTAATCGTTCCCATTTCGGTGACGTTCACGAGGGGTCCCGTGCGGTACCATCCCCGTCGGGGATGGTAGAGCAAGAGTCGATAAACCCCGGCAGGGAGGTCCTCGGTACGAATATCCCGAATTTCCCGGTTCGATACGATCCGATAGGCCCCTTCCTTAAAAAGAAACTCCCGGTCATAGGGGGGATTCCCGTCCTGGTCCAGCACAATCCGTTCGATGGGGCCTTCATCCAAAAAGCCGCGCCCCAGAATACGAATCTGAAGTTTTCCTTCCTCATTTTGCCGGGCATCTACGGAACTCACCGCCGTGTAGGGAATAAACTTATTGGTACGAAAATAGAGGATCGCCGGTACACCCACATTACCCACCCGGTCGTAGGCGGCCACCGCAAGCCGCCAGACTCCGTTATCAATATTGGAAAGGGAAATGATCCTTTGGTTTCCCACATCCCGCCGGGGCAGGGGGGAAGCAAAGGTTCGACGTTCAAGGGCCTCGGCAAAAGCCTGGGGAGCATAGTTTGCGTACGGCCGAGTATCATCCAGGTACTCCAGGGAGTACAGGAAACCCGCCACATCCTCATCGGGGGGGGCATTCCAGGAAAGGGTCCCGCTGTTAGAAAGTAGATAGCCCTCCGCATCGAGGTCCGGCGGGATAAGGACCGGGGGTACGGGAGGCGTGGTGTCCCGAATGAAGCTCAGGCGGGCCGCCTCGGACCAGTTTCCCGCAAAGTCCCGGGCCCGGATCGAAAAATACCAGGGCCCATCGTCGGTCGCAGGGAGTGAAAGGGAGCTAGTAGGACTATAGAGCATGAGCGTTTCCGGCGGAAGGGCCGTGGGATCCCGACCCCACAGGTAGGAGAAGCCCAGGATTCCCGACGGATCTTCCGGCACTAACCAGGAAATCCGGGCCACATCGGAACGAACGGCCTTCCCGGACTCGAAATTTTGAGGC contains the following coding sequences:
- a CDS encoding TonB-dependent receptor, which codes for MRFLFPWFKKGLGGGSIVRSFLPWFLFLGGVFPFFLVGQESSPSLLVTARRSIESIDTIPGHVYVIGTDEIAASGATNIVDVLKSIPVLTVSGALSGPGSESISLRGFGENSFGRVLVLVDGRRLNNPDMQNINWNSISLADVERIEVLEGAASVEYGNNAVAGVINIVTKKDITKQNTRLVTSFGSFFENRVQISHQQNTEKGAFSLAAEHTGKEGYRDRQQSQVTNITLQGTLYPGEQFRISFQGALSDLQYQLPGGLTKTQFQADPTQAVNWADEGKEQHLTGSLDLEWTPSEQLSVEVPLSYHSRWIFADMASWSTYISRFVQTGELRPKATAQLQIGLIPIRIVGGADVYGAFLSIDQYTDKKRTNLSNAYDVSMVSAGPYLSLRLELLKNLFLSTGLRYDTAIIGAKSEDGSVNDQILHSAFVYNGSLVYRPIQNLKVYTTYGTLFRYPFTDEQAEIYTGGGSFNKDLRPEKGFTAETGVGFDLGKWLSVEGNLYYMEIQDEIAYNMSTFHNENMDRTRRWGGTVSLSSRLSQNLQIEGGYAFVDARFMEGSYKDKQVPLVSPHKVNGSVYLYLPYGITVVPSVEYRSAAFQGGDLANTKDPIEAYTVYSARLSWVLEREGSSLTFNGKISNILDTKYASLVYWDAYYPADGRSVSVWLEYKF
- a CDS encoding energy transducer TonB, which codes for MVLTLEGAANDCRGSVHSHFSKNTLDSNRSPAPPVANQTTIFKPVPETSPSLSLEGKEIPLAEHSSIISDVSADQREVSSSFLNAESLVEGETQSNLSAGNGYTEERGSDVSGGPSSFTGTSLSQFILRQLEARKVYPLRARQRGLEGRILLRFTVLPTGNIRDLTIEAPEVDPILIHAARRLVEQSVPFTLPSAIREPVPVGFAIEYRLTE
- a CDS encoding biopolymer transporter ExbD, encoding MVSFRRRRRHQLAINITSLIDVIFMLLIFFMLASRFDTPVISIQLPTASSGSSSTPKKIELILDKEGFVYFDGRQSPLDGFEKIFVSWALQHPEITVALSCDKEVSYQKVITLLDILQKNGFSRVVLRHRYEP
- a CDS encoding MotA/TolQ/ExbB proton channel family protein; protein product: MTSLLTIIEFIQRGGPVNWVIVGLYLLVLYGICERTVYFLHHPSKEGKKDDPFQRFLGKKLPPSVWPASFRRSPAGEVAATVWAHQDAPAPILLERIDREVVRLRNEMERWLDVFSFVVTVAPLLGLLGTVTGLMRAFHVIEMQGGMVDVAQLSSGIWEAMITTATGLGTAILAAIAARFFEVQVDKRLRHMALVISYMLEFLRPDCLGKSLSSFGEALSESVFSAGSFGYTTQASSGSHLTEVSEKGVNNNGILS
- a CDS encoding SpoIIE family protein phosphatase, coding for MRSLVFLLLWGLAPLFSQEWYWESPQPFSLPGGKFPQIASSGELGVLLWQEAEQKRSGESTEYQIYLSVAVKEGKNPWVVRSRVAGPYVFRGTEPAIASVTVDSKKHIWLAVVESGSSVVLLRSDDRGASFTEHRFNGDTNTSLAPRLFVRSDGGYLLFVSRGQDDSLSLFYSRSDDGLSWTSFEPFVTESGFRLNFLPAHGAQGGRDYVVFQSLQGIERPTFQLFLKTSTDGGKSWSPPIQLTTFPDPYTRTRNEAAFFDNQRPFLLNTGKGLFLTWERRSLAASPQVYGMLLNYDGTIVGEVQRISPPGAYANNPVAVLVQGEPAVFWFDNRRGQNRIYMALKKGLEWEESELSGASFEASFARPFFAGGELQVFFQASQRGSDRIYLLAPDTTAPKPFLRPQNFESGKAVRSDVARISWLVPEDPSGILGFSYLWGRDPTALPPETLMLYSPTSSLSLPATDDGPWYFSIRARDFAGNWSEAARLSFIRDTTPPVPPVLIPPDLDAEGYLLSNSGTLSWNAPPDEDVAGFLYSLEYLDDTRPYANYAPQAFAEALERRTFASPLPRRDVGNQRIISLSNIDNGVWRLAVAAYDRVGNVGVPAILYFRTNKFIPYTAVSSVDARQNEEGKLQIRILGRGFLDEGPIERIVLDQDGNPPYDREFLFKEGAYRIVSNREIRDIRTEDLPAGVYRLLLYHPRRGWYRTGPLVNVTEMGTIKFGDYRNPWKAPWRLVDSGTRYIVDVPFLVLILSMLSSLLMGFVALRGVGGSLLETFHLRKIVMALMTGVPMPSQEKMQRLRQIRRRGISLRIKLAAFTALLVITVVLLIALPLSYMMTRTQEATLLAGLRDRSRVLLESLASGARAYLPSQNVLELGFLPAQVSAVPEARYATITGYGRDGNTSLVDHVWATNDPDILTKIDTPELDVGRSVVSDPLSARVPDIAKKLDEAARVQVGELSATIGALTREALSLALKTDAESVRRRDDLQRTIRDLEARLNERLNALSAEIGSEPAFPQDRLPPALNPDESHRYIFFKPVMYRQGTEDIYFRGLVRLEVSIDSIIKEVERGRQSLVRVTALIALLAIGIGIMGALILSSLIIRPIQKLVRHVEMIRDTEDKALLEGKDIQVKTRDEIAILGDTINDMTHGLVKAALAAKDLTIGKEIQKKFIPLETDAMGNKLTTGHKETRYAEYFGYYEGAKGVSGDYFDIVDLDGRYFAIMKCDVAGKGVPAALIMIQVATLFISYFKNWKPTAEGMRIERLVYEINDFIENLRFRGRFAAFTLCLFDSQTGIARFCNAGDNQIHWYDARERQFKTRSLPETPAAGVLPSELINMKGGYQVQTVTFNPGDILLLYTDGIEEAKRKFRNEAYEEILCTDGEKDSPHENHVVGQGDEELGPDRIKGIIEGVMEASRFTLLKHHSPAQERKFDFDFSRCKGSVEELVMALVSVEKVFRMYRPPTVTDEDKVLVDKKVDAFLKDHFVQYRTYCGNTKENLDQKEYLYYTQVREDEQYDDLTILAIQRK